A single region of the Vibrio cyclitrophicus genome encodes:
- a CDS encoding TauD/TfdA family dioxygenase, giving the protein MLKIEPITPHIGARIYGLGLAACGADELDKVYQALITHQVIFLDGQTLSPEQHLEIAERFGTLEPVHPFFPHVESAPQVSLIETTRGNAPMESYWHTDLTWRSLPSKASLLHAQHIPSVGGDTIWCSMTAVFESLNEDMKTKLRGLSATHSLVAFEGIEPDQIELDWHKSLIKTAQENPPVVHPVVQIHPETGKETLYINEQFTRYINELPRQESDELLRQLFEIARRPEFQVRFKWCKGSMAIWDNRVTQHYAVIDYGDTPRKMHRVTVT; this is encoded by the coding sequence ATGTTGAAAATAGAACCCATTACTCCTCACATCGGCGCTCGCATCTACGGATTAGGTCTTGCGGCCTGCGGCGCTGATGAACTCGATAAGGTGTATCAGGCACTTATTACCCATCAAGTGATCTTTCTAGACGGGCAGACTTTGTCTCCAGAACAACACTTGGAGATTGCAGAACGTTTTGGAACGTTAGAGCCTGTACATCCTTTCTTCCCTCATGTGGAAAGTGCGCCTCAGGTGAGCCTGATTGAAACAACCCGAGGCAATGCGCCAATGGAAAGTTATTGGCATACCGACTTAACGTGGCGCAGCTTGCCGTCGAAAGCTTCCCTGTTACATGCTCAACACATTCCAAGCGTCGGTGGTGATACGATCTGGTGTTCTATGACGGCGGTTTTTGAATCTCTAAATGAAGATATGAAAACAAAACTGAGAGGCTTATCAGCGACTCACTCGCTGGTGGCTTTTGAAGGTATAGAGCCAGATCAAATTGAGCTTGATTGGCACAAATCCTTAATTAAAACAGCACAGGAGAATCCGCCAGTGGTTCACCCCGTTGTTCAAATTCATCCTGAAACAGGCAAGGAAACGCTTTATATCAATGAGCAGTTTACTCGCTATATCAACGAACTGCCTCGTCAAGAAAGTGATGAGTTGCTCCGCCAACTGTTTGAAATTGCACGACGCCCCGAGTTTCAAGTTCGTTTTAAATGGTGCAAAGGCTCAATGGCGATATGGGACAATAGAGTCACTCAACATTATGCGGTGATTGATTACGGCGATACCCCAAGAAAGATGCATCGCGTTACAGTGACATAA
- a CDS encoding response regulator has translation MNAIRKVYQYAEPNLTLVGWMGFVGFPIYYIVWEFLFPQPYENLPLRLACSVLFLGIIFRNRVPFEWRKYLPAYYQVAVTLCLPCFFFYMLLMNNWSNVWVMSFMSAIFLHILLVHVTKVMFAQTFAGIGIATLCAWVAQGFYLELTMDWTHVPIFLFIYLFGNLFYFRNQMEHENKVSLAKSFGAGIAHEMRNPLSGLLTSIDVIQSILPNPKSGDHKGQYALSNEDVIQLREVGDEAMEIIHSGNETIDLLLTSIDENRVSRSTFKKHSAQAVVEDSIVSFNYKRAADKSAISLDVQSDFDFLGSDTLLKYVMYNLFKNAFHHRSPEDFHIHVTMCSDEVTNQIMVTDNGSGISSDVIRRIFQDFYTTGQSGNYGLGLPFCQKVMRSFGGEIKCQSEVEQWTQFTMTFPSLTSNSVEEIKSELTKLKTVVMISDQKVLASKMTEMSRFMGFDVTIMDVASALKNKEYQFEFDLVFVDMESLDLRVSCLERIESLLSFTEARIIYLYEHHPIRRVRNVSFEPIWVETQVWLLNTKATIDRLLFDSNYVMPSVPVKPLEAANKRTIMVVDDNESLRRFTAMLLEKQGFDVVQKEDGQQALDALDSDDIDLILMDIEMPIMDGVEASRRIRSANKAYSSVPIIAHTGDSSPVTLEKMESSGMSDFIVKPADKNRLFDKIAHWI, from the coding sequence ATGAACGCGATTCGTAAAGTTTACCAGTACGCAGAACCAAACCTTACCCTAGTGGGTTGGATGGGCTTTGTCGGCTTTCCCATTTACTACATTGTGTGGGAATTTTTGTTCCCTCAACCTTATGAAAACCTACCGCTGCGTCTAGCGTGTTCGGTACTGTTCTTAGGCATCATTTTCCGTAATCGTGTCCCATTTGAATGGCGCAAATACCTTCCTGCTTATTACCAAGTCGCGGTAACCCTCTGCTTGCCGTGTTTCTTCTTTTACATGCTGCTGATGAACAATTGGTCCAACGTTTGGGTCATGTCGTTCATGTCAGCTATATTCCTGCATATTTTGTTGGTGCACGTCACTAAAGTTATGTTCGCTCAAACTTTTGCCGGAATCGGAATTGCGACGTTATGTGCTTGGGTGGCACAAGGTTTCTACCTAGAGCTCACAATGGATTGGACGCATGTGCCAATCTTTTTGTTTATCTACTTATTCGGTAATTTATTCTACTTCCGTAATCAGATGGAACATGAAAATAAGGTGTCACTGGCGAAGTCTTTTGGTGCCGGTATTGCCCATGAGATGCGAAACCCGTTAAGTGGTTTGTTGACCTCGATAGATGTCATACAATCCATACTGCCGAACCCTAAAAGTGGCGACCATAAAGGGCAATATGCGCTGAGCAATGAAGACGTTATCCAGTTGCGAGAAGTGGGTGATGAAGCGATGGAGATCATTCATTCCGGTAACGAAACGATTGATCTGCTACTGACTTCAATTGATGAAAACCGTGTATCTCGCTCGACCTTTAAAAAACATTCGGCGCAAGCGGTCGTTGAGGATTCGATTGTCAGCTTTAACTACAAGCGCGCAGCCGATAAATCTGCAATCTCTTTAGACGTACAAAGCGACTTTGACTTCTTAGGCAGCGATACCTTGTTGAAGTATGTGATGTATAACCTGTTCAAGAACGCATTCCATCATCGCAGCCCTGAAGATTTCCATATTCATGTCACGATGTGCAGTGATGAAGTAACCAATCAAATCATGGTGACGGATAACGGATCTGGCATATCAAGCGATGTGATTCGCCGCATCTTCCAAGATTTCTACACCACAGGCCAATCGGGTAATTACGGTTTAGGTTTACCCTTCTGTCAGAAGGTCATGCGCTCATTTGGTGGCGAAATTAAATGTCAGTCGGAAGTGGAACAATGGACGCAGTTCACGATGACGTTCCCATCTCTGACATCCAATTCAGTGGAAGAAATTAAGAGCGAACTGACTAAGTTAAAGACTGTAGTGATGATCAGTGACCAGAAGGTTCTGGCCAGTAAAATGACCGAGATGTCGCGTTTTATGGGCTTTGACGTCACTATTATGGATGTCGCCTCTGCGCTTAAAAATAAGGAATATCAGTTCGAATTTGATTTGGTATTCGTGGATATGGAGAGCTTGGATCTACGAGTTAGCTGTTTGGAGAGAATTGAGTCACTGCTTTCGTTTACTGAAGCTCGAATCATTTACCTCTATGAGCATCATCCGATTAGGCGTGTACGTAACGTTTCTTTCGAGCCTATTTGGGTGGAAACACAAGTTTGGCTACTCAATACCAAAGCGACCATCGATCGTTTACTGTTTGATTCCAATTATGTGATGCCGTCTGTGCCGGTAAAACCGCTAGAGGCTGCGAATAAGCGTACGATCATGGTGGTGGATGACAACGAATCTCTACGCCGATTTACTGCGATGTTATTGGAAAAACAGGGGTTTGATGTTGTGCAGAAAGAGGATGGCCAACAAGCCTTAGACGCTTTGGATAGTGATGATATTGACTTGATTCTCATGGATATCGAAATGCCTATCATGGATGGTGTGGAAGCTTCTCGCCGAATTCGAAGTGCTAACAAGGCTTACTCTTCTGTTCCGATTATTGCCCATACCGGTGACAGTTCGCCCGTCACTTTGGAGAAAATGGAATCATCAGGTATGTCTGATTTCATCGTCAAACCCGCAGATAAAAACCGACTGTTCGATAAAATAGCTCACTGGATTTAG
- the cqsA gene encoding quorum-sensing autoinducer CAI-1 synthase encodes MSDKTKNKPLPSFIEERLSFYIQDLITQNQSQKHLVLGKRPSRDAVVLQSNDYLSLSHNKAIQQAHQAAICEHDDNVVMSAIFLQDADSKPAFETELANYVGMESCLLSQSGWAANIGLLQTICPPNTPVYIDFFAHMSLWEGIRAAGAMAHPFMHNNMSHLRKQLERHGSGVVVVDSVYSTIGTIAPLRDIYEMAQEFDCAVIVDESHSLGTHGEKGAGLVQALGLNDQVDFITVSLAKTFAYRAGAILGPKQLSDTLPFVAYPAIFSSTVLPQEVIRLEKTLEVIKGADDKRETLFKRAQSLITGLKRIGFNIRSESQIVSLECGNERNTERVRDFLEERDVFGAVFCRPATGKNKNIIRFSVNADMTLRDIDHVLTVCHEAYHHPELEFV; translated from the coding sequence ATGAGTGATAAAACCAAAAACAAACCATTACCTTCCTTTATTGAAGAACGCTTGAGCTTCTATATTCAAGATCTAATTACCCAGAACCAAAGCCAAAAACACTTGGTATTGGGTAAACGTCCATCGCGCGACGCCGTTGTCTTGCAAAGCAATGATTATTTGTCTTTGTCGCACAACAAAGCAATCCAACAAGCTCACCAAGCTGCGATCTGTGAACACGATGACAACGTCGTGATGTCTGCGATTTTCTTACAAGATGCAGACTCTAAACCTGCGTTTGAAACCGAACTCGCGAACTATGTTGGAATGGAAAGTTGCCTACTTTCTCAATCTGGTTGGGCAGCCAATATTGGGTTGCTTCAAACAATCTGTCCGCCAAATACGCCTGTGTATATCGACTTCTTTGCACACATGTCGCTATGGGAAGGTATTCGCGCGGCGGGTGCGATGGCTCACCCATTTATGCATAACAATATGAGTCATTTACGTAAGCAACTGGAACGTCATGGTTCCGGTGTGGTTGTTGTCGACTCGGTTTACAGCACCATCGGTACCATTGCCCCGCTCCGCGACATCTACGAAATGGCGCAGGAGTTTGACTGCGCTGTTATCGTCGATGAATCGCACTCATTAGGAACGCACGGTGAAAAAGGTGCAGGCTTGGTGCAAGCTCTCGGGCTCAATGACCAAGTCGACTTTATCACGGTCAGCTTAGCCAAAACCTTCGCTTATCGTGCAGGCGCGATCCTTGGGCCCAAACAGCTATCCGATACTTTGCCGTTTGTCGCTTATCCCGCCATTTTTAGCTCAACTGTGTTGCCGCAAGAGGTGATTCGTTTAGAGAAAACATTGGAGGTGATTAAAGGTGCAGATGACAAACGAGAAACCCTGTTTAAGCGAGCACAATCGCTCATTACGGGTTTAAAGCGGATCGGCTTTAACATCCGTAGTGAATCTCAAATCGTCTCGCTAGAATGCGGTAATGAAAGAAATACAGAGCGAGTACGCGATTTCCTTGAAGAGCGGGATGTGTTCGGCGCAGTGTTCTGCCGTCCAGCGACGGGTAAGAATAAGAACATCATCCGATTTTCAGTGAATGCTGACATGACGCTACGAGACATTGACCATGTGCTCACGGTTTGTCACGAGGCGTACCATCACCCAGAGTTAGAATTCGTGTAA
- a CDS encoding aspartoacylase: MDKIKQVLLVAGTHGNELSGIYLHKLIKERMYAADRSTFSTNSVIANPKAVEQNVRYLDTDLNRQFSNANHDDTMGLAEYTVARQFIDRHASKEQQLIVDLHNTTSNMGATLILLSNDAFYQKMGAYVKQRMPEANILFEDRKPWDEQPYLCTAGKCGVMIEVGAQAHGSLKFDTLKLMKQMLTMVLDYVEKHNLNQVQALEDYDAFFYVEEVNVPLGPDGMRVATVHPAICGRDFEVVKKGEPILATFFGYDIYWEREQDTYPHFINESAYAKANIAMALADKRLVSVN, encoded by the coding sequence ATGGATAAAATTAAGCAAGTCTTGCTGGTTGCCGGAACACACGGCAATGAGCTCTCAGGTATTTACCTACACAAGCTGATCAAAGAGCGTATGTATGCCGCCGATCGTTCGACATTTTCTACGAATTCAGTTATCGCAAACCCTAAAGCGGTAGAGCAGAACGTACGATACCTTGATACCGACCTAAACCGTCAGTTTTCTAATGCTAACCACGACGACACTATGGGTTTAGCAGAGTACACAGTGGCGCGACAGTTTATAGACAGACACGCAAGCAAAGAGCAACAACTGATTGTGGATTTACACAACACGACCAGCAATATGGGGGCGACACTAATCTTGCTTTCCAATGATGCTTTCTATCAAAAAATGGGCGCGTATGTGAAACAACGAATGCCTGAAGCTAATATTCTGTTTGAAGATAGAAAGCCTTGGGATGAGCAGCCTTACCTTTGTACTGCTGGGAAGTGTGGGGTGATGATTGAAGTTGGTGCTCAGGCACATGGCTCACTGAAGTTCGATACACTCAAATTGATGAAGCAGATGCTGACCATGGTTCTTGATTACGTTGAGAAGCACAACCTCAACCAAGTACAAGCGTTAGAAGACTACGATGCTTTCTTCTATGTTGAAGAGGTGAATGTTCCGCTTGGCCCAGACGGTATGCGTGTTGCTACTGTGCACCCAGCGATCTGTGGTCGAGATTTCGAGGTAGTGAAGAAAGGTGAGCCAATACTGGCGACTTTCTTTGGCTATGATATTTACTGGGAGCGTGAACAAGACACCTATCCACATTTCATTAATGAAAGTGCTTACGCTAAAGCCAACATTGCCATGGCACTGGCCGACAAGCGTTTGGTCTCAGTGAACTAG
- a CDS encoding GTP-binding protein — MNSDKKPLLGIPTNIITGFLGVGKTTAILNLMKNKPADENWAILVNEFGEIGVDGSLIQGNDNKQQVFIREVPGGCICCAAGLPMQIALNQLLFEAKPDRLLIEPTGLGHPKEVLEVLSSEHYRKVLSLQKNVTLVDARKLSDARYSEHDTFNQQITIADTIVGNKVDLYKSGDAEKLAEYVAQVCHPDTKLIFAHHGKIPFGEFEGDTNFYHHQAHGHHHHHHHKQDKPLASELPMPESGMIKANNQGEGFESIGWRFAADKLFDRQQLLKVLVGLKAERMKAVFITQSGIFGYNLTEDGLTECELDECNETRIEVIGYSIDNDLENQLLACQI, encoded by the coding sequence ATGAACTCTGATAAAAAGCCTCTCTTGGGTATTCCAACCAATATCATTACCGGCTTTCTCGGCGTAGGTAAAACGACCGCAATTCTCAATCTAATGAAGAACAAACCCGCAGATGAAAACTGGGCTATTTTGGTGAACGAATTTGGAGAAATCGGCGTAGACGGCAGTTTGATCCAAGGGAACGACAACAAACAACAAGTGTTTATCCGAGAAGTGCCTGGCGGCTGTATATGTTGCGCGGCTGGTTTACCGATGCAAATCGCACTGAATCAACTGCTGTTTGAGGCAAAACCCGATCGCTTGTTGATCGAGCCGACCGGGCTTGGTCACCCTAAAGAAGTGCTAGAAGTCCTGTCTTCAGAACACTATCGTAAAGTGTTGTCACTACAGAAGAACGTTACTTTAGTCGATGCCCGTAAGCTATCTGACGCACGTTACTCTGAACACGATACCTTCAATCAGCAAATCACCATTGCCGATACCATCGTGGGTAATAAAGTCGATCTCTACAAAAGTGGCGATGCAGAAAAACTGGCGGAGTACGTCGCTCAGGTTTGCCACCCAGACACAAAACTCATATTTGCCCATCACGGTAAGATCCCTTTCGGTGAGTTTGAAGGAGACACCAACTTTTACCATCATCAAGCTCATGGGCACCATCACCACCATCATCATAAACAAGACAAGCCACTCGCTTCAGAATTACCGATGCCAGAGAGCGGTATGATAAAGGCTAATAACCAAGGTGAAGGGTTTGAAAGTATTGGTTGGCGATTCGCGGCTGATAAACTGTTCGATCGCCAGCAATTGCTTAAGGTATTAGTTGGACTCAAAGCCGAACGAATGAAAGCGGTGTTCATCACTCAAAGCGGCATCTTTGGTTACAACCTAACGGAAGATGGCCTAACAGAGTGTGAGTTAGATGAGTGCAATGAAACCAGAATAGAAGTCATTGGTTATAGCATCGACAACGATCTAGAAAACCAATTGTTGGCGTGTCAGATCTAA
- a CDS encoding carbonate dehydratase, protein MLRRNPSGHMPEVSETAFIDPTAIICGKVIIEDNVFIGPYAVIRADEVNEQGDMEAIVIKRDTNIQDGVVIHSKAGAAVTIGERSSIAHRSIIHGPCQVCDDVFIGFNSVVFNAVIGKGCVIRHNCVVDGHDLPENFHVPPMTNIGSGFDLNNISKVPPEYSAFSESVVSANHTLVQGYRRIANEL, encoded by the coding sequence ATGTTAAGAAGAAATCCAAGCGGTCATATGCCAGAAGTATCGGAGACCGCTTTCATTGACCCGACCGCCATCATCTGCGGCAAGGTCATCATTGAAGACAACGTGTTTATTGGCCCTTACGCTGTGATTCGAGCTGACGAGGTCAACGAACAAGGTGACATGGAAGCCATTGTGATTAAGCGCGACACCAACATTCAAGATGGTGTGGTTATTCACTCTAAAGCTGGCGCTGCCGTCACTATTGGTGAACGCTCATCCATCGCTCACCGATCGATCATTCATGGTCCTTGTCAGGTCTGTGATGACGTATTTATTGGCTTCAACTCAGTCGTCTTTAATGCGGTGATTGGCAAAGGTTGTGTGATTCGCCATAACTGTGTAGTGGACGGACACGACTTACCTGAGAACTTCCATGTACCACCAATGACTAACATCGGTTCAGGGTTTGATTTGAACAATATCTCAAAAGTACCACCCGAGTATTCTGCGTTTTCAGAGTCCGTTGTTTCGGCAAACCATACCCTTGTGCAAGGTTATAGGAGAATTGCCAATGAACTCTGA
- a CDS encoding dihydroorotase: protein MSATLIKNARLVNEGIITESDLLIINQRIERIANNIEPKPDDEIIDAQGCYLLPGMIDDQVHFREPGLTHKGSIATESRAAVAGGITSYMEMPNVNPATTTIEALERKFDIAAQSSLANYSFYLGATEDNLEQIKRLDPTKHCGVKVFMGASTGNLLVEDPQALNAIFRDSPVLIVTHCESGPVIAKNQEQLRKEKAVFTIEDHPILRDDKACYTSSSYAIELAKKHNSQLHVLHITTEKELAQFEAGPIQGKRITAEACVHHLWFSNKDYATLGNQIKCNPAVKYPSDKDALLAALSTGQIDIIATDHAPHTWEEKQVPYEQAPAGLPLVQHALLTLFDHVKSGRMTIAQVVEKTAHNPALRYAIRERGFIREGYYADLVLVDSQAPTLVSNDNSLYQCGWSPFAGHEFSAQIKHTWVNGAKVYSNPESPDNQNTHIADASKGISSDMVTPAMRLSFER, encoded by the coding sequence ATGTCTGCAACACTCATCAAGAATGCCCGTTTGGTCAATGAAGGCATCATTACCGAATCGGATCTATTGATCATTAACCAGCGAATAGAAAGAATAGCCAACAACATCGAACCAAAGCCAGATGATGAGATTATTGACGCTCAAGGCTGCTACCTCCTTCCTGGAATGATTGACGACCAAGTCCATTTTCGCGAACCGGGATTAACACACAAAGGCTCAATCGCCACTGAGTCACGAGCTGCGGTTGCAGGCGGTATTACCAGCTATATGGAGATGCCAAACGTAAACCCTGCTACAACGACCATTGAAGCCTTAGAAAGAAAGTTTGATATTGCAGCACAAAGCTCGTTAGCAAATTACTCGTTTTATCTCGGAGCAACCGAAGACAATCTCGAACAAATTAAACGTCTCGACCCAACTAAGCACTGCGGTGTAAAGGTGTTTATGGGCGCTTCAACGGGCAACCTGTTGGTTGAAGATCCTCAAGCACTCAATGCCATATTCCGTGATTCTCCCGTCCTAATTGTCACTCACTGTGAAAGCGGGCCTGTTATCGCGAAAAACCAAGAACAATTAAGAAAAGAGAAAGCGGTTTTCACGATTGAAGATCACCCCATTCTAAGAGATGACAAAGCTTGTTATACCTCTTCTTCCTATGCGATTGAGCTAGCCAAAAAACACAACAGTCAACTTCATGTGCTGCACATCACGACAGAAAAAGAACTCGCTCAGTTTGAAGCCGGCCCCATTCAGGGAAAACGTATTACCGCAGAAGCTTGTGTCCATCACTTATGGTTTAGCAATAAAGATTACGCAACGCTCGGTAACCAAATTAAGTGCAACCCAGCCGTCAAATACCCTAGTGATAAAGACGCTCTATTAGCAGCATTGAGCACGGGCCAAATCGACATCATCGCGACAGATCACGCGCCACATACATGGGAAGAGAAACAAGTTCCCTATGAACAAGCACCCGCCGGTTTGCCTTTAGTCCAACATGCATTGTTGACCCTATTTGACCATGTGAAGTCTGGAAGAATGACAATAGCTCAGGTTGTAGAGAAAACGGCTCACAACCCAGCACTGCGCTATGCAATACGTGAACGAGGCTTTATTCGCGAAGGTTACTACGCTGATTTAGTACTGGTTGACTCGCAAGCACCTACTTTAGTCAGCAATGACAACAGCTTATATCAATGTGGGTGGTCGCCATTCGCAGGGCACGAATTCTCTGCTCAGATAAAACACACATGGGTCAATGGTGCCAAGGTTTATAGCAATCCAGAATCCCCTGATAACCAAAATACGCATATCGCTGATGCATCAAAAGGCATATCTAGTGACATGGTCACTCCAGCAATGAGGCTGTCATTCGAGCGCTAG
- a CDS encoding transcriptional repressor has product MRDIEAIIEHVKQGCKTNGKQFTAKRLLILRALVHADKALSAYEIVEYCKEHFDQHVQAMSVYRVLEFLEERHLAHKLQVSNKYILCDHILCDHEHGIPQFLICSKCDKISEQTIAPSIIRDLQSHAKQEGFTVTSPQLEISCVCDECVDT; this is encoded by the coding sequence ATGAGAGACATCGAAGCGATCATTGAGCACGTAAAACAAGGCTGTAAAACAAACGGAAAACAGTTTACCGCTAAGAGACTGTTGATACTGCGAGCACTGGTTCATGCCGACAAAGCTCTGTCTGCGTATGAAATCGTTGAATATTGTAAGGAACACTTTGATCAACACGTTCAAGCGATGTCGGTTTATCGAGTGTTGGAATTTCTTGAAGAGCGACACTTGGCGCACAAACTGCAAGTCTCGAACAAGTACATACTTTGCGACCATATCCTTTGCGATCATGAGCACGGTATCCCGCAGTTTTTGATTTGCTCTAAGTGCGACAAAATCAGCGAGCAAACCATCGCCCCTTCTATCATTCGCGATCTTCAATCTCACGCAAAACAAGAAGGCTTTACTGTAACAAGCCCTCAGTTAGAGATTAGCTGCGTATGTGATGAATGCGTCGATACATAA
- the ihfA gene encoding integration host factor subunit alpha: MALTKADLAENLFETLGYSKRDAKETVEVFFEEVRKALENGEQVKLSGFGNFDLREKNERPGRNPKTGEDIPISARRVVTFRPGQKLKARVENIKIEK; the protein is encoded by the coding sequence ATGGCACTCACGAAGGCCGATTTGGCTGAGAACCTGTTTGAGACACTCGGATACAGCAAGCGGGATGCCAAGGAAACGGTGGAAGTGTTTTTCGAAGAAGTTCGTAAAGCGCTCGAAAATGGCGAACAGGTAAAACTGTCTGGTTTTGGTAATTTTGATCTTCGCGAGAAAAACGAGCGACCTGGTCGTAACCCGAAAACTGGTGAAGACATTCCAATTTCTGCTCGACGTGTTGTTACTTTTAGACCGGGACAAAAACTAAAGGCCCGTGTCGAAAATATTAAAATCGAGAAGTAG
- a CDS encoding RelA/SpoT domain-containing protein: protein MSVFLRTTALMLLVLSRAPAFAAAPVSTSSTDQSRTASSQNQVSSNVFRHSLSGLYGIKAFDSRPTQPYTDFDILYSKAHQGQAELETICKSTALLTNSEALFAGVKSQARAEEKIALELDGDVTKITDLARATIIANDVESLVEVYEALSREADVVKLKNKFKSPADSGYRDLNLLVRLPKTNIIAEVQLHLKAIADVKSGPEHELYKIIQGIERHAIAEHRPINDIEAAQINSLRRQSLELYQQAWQPYITTHIKAA, encoded by the coding sequence ATGAGTGTATTTCTCCGTACGACGGCCCTAATGCTTCTGGTATTGAGCCGAGCGCCTGCATTCGCAGCAGCACCTGTTTCAACAAGTTCAACTGATCAATCGCGCACAGCGTCATCGCAAAACCAAGTTTCATCAAATGTATTCCGCCATAGTCTAAGCGGCTTGTATGGCATCAAGGCATTCGACTCACGTCCGACTCAGCCTTATACCGACTTCGATATTCTGTACAGCAAAGCTCATCAAGGCCAAGCTGAACTAGAAACTATCTGTAAAAGTACAGCCCTACTCACCAATTCTGAAGCGCTATTTGCTGGCGTTAAATCTCAAGCTCGTGCAGAAGAAAAAATCGCCCTTGAGCTTGATGGTGATGTAACAAAAATTACCGACTTAGCCCGTGCAACTATCATCGCGAACGATGTAGAGAGCTTGGTTGAAGTCTACGAAGCGCTAAGCCGCGAAGCAGACGTTGTTAAGCTGAAAAACAAGTTTAAATCGCCAGCTGACTCAGGCTACCGTGACCTTAACTTGTTGGTTCGTTTACCTAAAACCAACATTATTGCTGAAGTTCAGCTTCACTTGAAAGCAATTGCTGACGTGAAAAGTGGCCCTGAGCACGAGCTATATAAAATTATCCAAGGTATTGAGCGTCACGCCATTGCAGAACATCGCCCAATCAACGATATCGAAGCGGCGCAAATTAATAGCCTAAGACGCCAATCTTTAGAGCTTTACCAACAAGCATGGCAACCGTATATCACGACTCATATTAAAGCCGCGTAA
- a CDS encoding thiopurine S-methyltransferase, with the protein MNNPEFWHNKWAANQIGFHLEDVNPLLIKFWEKTEPSYEKSVFVPLCGKSEDLIWLASKHEDVQGVELSQIAVRAFFAEHLYTPTVTQINGQHELYQFDELNIYTGDYFTAPIQPVDTIYDRASLVALPQEMRVQYVERLKQLVKPGGKILLVTLDYDQSEMTGPPFSVPKLEIDQLFAGYKITLLNQDIADDEHPKIAKKGLSRFSEEVYLIESDA; encoded by the coding sequence ATGAATAATCCTGAATTTTGGCACAATAAATGGGCAGCCAACCAAATTGGTTTCCACCTTGAAGATGTAAACCCACTTCTGATTAAATTTTGGGAAAAGACTGAGCCTAGCTACGAGAAGAGTGTGTTTGTTCCACTTTGTGGTAAAAGTGAAGATCTGATTTGGCTAGCTTCAAAGCATGAAGATGTTCAAGGTGTCGAGTTAAGCCAGATTGCGGTCCGTGCATTTTTTGCAGAGCACCTTTACACGCCGACTGTGACTCAAATCAATGGTCAGCACGAGCTGTATCAATTCGATGAACTGAACATCTATACAGGCGATTATTTCACAGCGCCGATCCAGCCTGTCGATACCATTTATGATCGCGCGTCTTTAGTCGCATTGCCTCAAGAGATGCGAGTGCAGTATGTCGAGCGTTTAAAACAACTGGTGAAACCGGGTGGAAAGATCCTTCTGGTGACTCTGGATTATGACCAAAGCGAGATGACAGGGCCTCCGTTTAGCGTACCTAAATTAGAGATCGATCAGTTGTTTGCAGGATACAAAATTACATTGTTGAATCAAGATATCGCAGACGATGAACATCCGAAGATTGCTAAGAAAGGCTTGTCTC